A single Luteitalea sp. DNA region contains:
- a CDS encoding response regulator produces MRNMAQPPVIRVAVVEDDWETRDGLQELINGAQGFRCIGAYRTLEDALERLSERAPDVLLLDVHLPGISGSEGVRLVREEYPHVEVLMLTVYAEEAKIFEAICNGAIGYLLKKTRPARLLDAIRETHACLATLVRASFKMRYRCRR; encoded by the coding sequence ATGCGGAACATGGCGCAGCCGCCCGTCATTCGCGTGGCCGTTGTCGAAGATGACTGGGAGACGCGCGACGGGCTCCAAGAGCTGATCAACGGCGCTCAGGGCTTCCGCTGTATTGGCGCGTATCGGACGCTGGAGGATGCGCTCGAGAGGCTGAGCGAGCGAGCCCCTGACGTTCTCTTGCTCGACGTCCACCTCCCAGGCATCTCCGGCTCGGAAGGCGTGCGCTTGGTCCGCGAGGAGTACCCGCACGTCGAGGTACTCATGCTGACCGTGTACGCGGAGGAAGCAAAGATCTTCGAAGCCATCTGCAATGGCGCAATCGGCTACTTGTTGAAGAAGACGAGGCCGGCGCGCTTACTGGACGCCATTCGCGAGACCCATGCGTGCTTGGCCACGTTGGTCAGGGCTTCCTTCAAGATGAGATACAGGTGTCGGCGCTGA